One genomic segment of Procambarus clarkii isolate CNS0578487 chromosome 34, FALCON_Pclarkii_2.0, whole genome shotgun sequence includes these proteins:
- the LOC123762168 gene encoding activating signal cointegrator 1 complex subunit 2 homolog → MCHTTQQQTSHHRIENTVTEHGKYNTVNTTYSVGERPSRHRGYSIYSGITTSGGSGRLKRQDTENVEPDLEGWNTAAEEAGEAGTAGGGCQGGNPTSDKAGDTEEMAEDVWGSITTADETGDGAGDTEPSERAVFFNTTTRFHVHSQPCKGEPPPTGNRNHPTRATCPKQEVPAPHESPPPQQEPHQSPHYPPDPHQHHTHHPRTPQRNSSQKKHQPSPHPHIPLPTNEEAKHLYPYANAWGQAVDHWSCHPLQEAPERSRQQAAPQPG, encoded by the exons atgtgccacaccacacaacagcagacatcaCACCACAGAATCGAGAACACAGTAACAGAACATGGTaaatataacactgtaaatacaacata TTCGGTAGGGGAACGGCCCTCACGACACCGCGGGTACTCCATATACTCCGGAATCACCACATCCGGTGGGAGCGGTCGCCTCAAACGACAGGACACTGAAAACGTAGAACCCGACTTGGAAGGCTGGAACACCGCCGCCGAGGAAGCAGGAGAGGCCGGAACAGCGGGCGGAGGCTGCCAAGGCGGCAACCCCACCTCCGACAaagcaggagacacagaagaaaTGGCCGAAGACGTGTGGGGCAGCATAACCACCGCCGATGAAACAGGGGACGGGGCAGGGGACACAGAACCCTCAGAGCGAGCAGTtttcttcaacaccaccaccaggttccACGTCCACTCTCAACCTTGtaagggggaaccaccccccacgggGAACCGGAACCATCCAACACGGGCAACGTGCCCGAAACAAGAGGTACCGGCCCCACATGAGTCCCCACCCCCACAGCAGGAGCCACATCAGAGCCCACACTATCCACCGGACCCACATCAGCACCACACGCACCATCCTCGCACTCCACAGAGGAATAGCTCTCAGAAGAAACATCAACCCTCGCCGCATCCTCACATTCCTCTGCCCACGAACGAGGAGGCGAAGCACCTGTATCCGTACGCGAACGCTTGGGGACAGGCCGTTGATCATTGGAGCTGTCACCCCCTGCAGGAGGCACccgagaggagccggcagcaggcCGCCCCACAACCGGGGTAG
- the LOC123762167 gene encoding uncharacterized protein in mobD 3'region-like, with protein MGLTVAEIHNMGLTVAEIHNMGLTVAEIHNMGLTVAEIHNMGLTVAEIHNMGLTVAEIHNMGLTVAEIHNMGLTVAEIHNMGLTVAEIHNMGLTVAEIHNMGLTVAEIHNMGLTVAEVHNMGLTVAEIHNMGLTVAEIHNMGLTVAEIHNMGLTVAEIHNMGLTVAEVHNMGLTVAEIHNMGLTVAEVHNMGLTVAEIHNMGLTVAEIHNMGLTVAEVHNMGLTVAEIHNMGLTVAEIHNMGLTVAEIHNMGLTVAEIHNMGLTVAEIHNMGLTVAEIHNMGLTVAEIHNMGLTVAEIHNMGLTVAEIHNMGLTVAEIHNMGLTVAEIHNMGLTVAEIHNMGLTVG; from the coding sequence ATGGGGCTGACAGTGGCTGAGATACACAACATGGGGCTGACAGTGGCTGAGATACACAACATGGGGCTGACAGTGGCTGAGATACACAACATGGGGCTGACAGTGGCTGAGATACACAACATGGGGCTGACAGTGGCTGAGATACACAACATGGGGCTGACAGTGGCTGAGATACACAACATGGGACTGACAGTGGCTGAGATACACAACATGGGGCTGACAGTGGCTGAGATACACAACATGGGGCTGACAGTGGCTGAGATACACAACATGGGGCTGACAGTGGCTGAGATACACAACATGGGGCTGACAGTGGCTGAGATACACAACATGGGACTGACAGTGGCTGAggtacacaacatggggctgaCAGTGGCTGAGATACACAACATGGGGCTGACAGTGGCTGAGATACACAACATGGGGCTGACAGTGGCTGAGATACACAACATGGGACTGACAGTGGCTGAGATACACAACATGGGGCTGACAGTGGCTGAggtacacaacatggggctgaCAGTGGCTGAGATACACAACATGGGGCTGACAGTGGCTGAGGTACACAACATGGGACTGACAGTGGCTGAGATACACAACATGGGGCTGACAGTGGCTGAGATACACAACATGGGGCTGACAGTGGCTGAggtacacaacatggggctgaCAGTGGCTGAGATACACAACATGGGGCTGACAGTGGCTGAGATACACAACATGGGGCTGACAGTGGCTGAGATACACAACATGGGACTGACAGTGGCTGAGATACACAACATGGGACTGACAGTGGCTGAGATACACAATATGGGGCTGACAGTGGCTGAGATACACAACATGGGGCTGACAGTGGCTGAGATACACAACATGGGGCTGACAGTGGCTGAGATACACAACATGGGACTGACAGTGGCTGAGATACACAACATGGGACTGACAGTGGCTGAGATACACAACATGGGGCTGACAGTGGCTGAGATACACAACATGGGACTGACAGTGGCTGAGATACACAACATGGGGCTGACAGTGGGCTGa